One stretch of Punica granatum isolate Tunisia-2019 chromosome 5, ASM765513v2, whole genome shotgun sequence DNA includes these proteins:
- the LOC116207944 gene encoding 1-aminocyclopropane-1-carboxylate synthase 8-like, which produces MALSRKASCNSHGQDSSYFLGWQEYEKNPYDQIQNPTGIIQMGLAENQLSFDLLESWLAKNRDAASFKRNGTSFFKELALFQDYHGLPAFKKALADFMAETRRNKVSIDPNKIVLTAGATSANETLMFCLAEPGDAILVPAPYYPGFDRDLKWRTGVEIVPVQCSSCNGFKITTAALEEAYETARILNLEVKAIWITNPSNPLGTTMTQGELNLLIRFITLKQIHLVSDEIYSGTVFSSPEFVSILETLDERKCKNEKVCDRVQVVQSLSKDLGLPGFRVGAIYSSNETVISAATKMSSFGLISSQTQHLLASILSDKTFTRNYISENRKRLKKRHKMLVSGLHGCGISCLESNSGLFCWVDMRHLLHANTFQAEMDLWRRILYEVKLNISPGSSCHCAEPGWFRVCFANISEETLTISITRLKTFLSANYANVSKKTTNSKDCCSRKKWTLQLPFQERGLVE; this is translated from the exons ATGGCGTTGTCTCGAAAAGCCTCGTGCAATTCTCATGGGCAAGACTCCTCGTACTTCCTGGGATGGCAAGAGTACGAGAAGAACCCATACGACCAAATCCAAAATCCTACCGGCATCATTCAGATGGGTCTTGCCGAGAACCAA CTTTCATTTGATCTTCTTGAGTCGTGGCTGGCCAAGAACCGGGATGCAGCTTCATTCAAGAGAAACGGCACCTCGTTCTTCAAAGAACTTGCTCTATTCCAAGATTATCACGGGCTTCCCGCATTTAAGAAA GCATTAGCAGATTTTATGGCCGAAACTCGGAGAAACAAAGTGAGCATCGATCCAAATAAGATAGTACTTACAGCTGGTGCAACTTCAGCCAATGAGACTCTCATGTTTTGCTTGGCTGAGCCCGGCGACGCTATTCTTGTTCCTGCCCCTTACTATCCGGG ATTTGATAGGGACCTCAAATGGCGTACTGGGGTTGAGATTGTGCCCGTACAATGCAGTAGTTGTAATGGCTTCAAAATTACCACGGCCGCTCTTGAAGAAGCCTATGAAACTGCTCGGATACTCAACCTAGAGGTCAAGGCAATTTGGATCACCAACCCCTCGAATCCGCTAGGCACAACAATGACCCAGGGCGAACTCAACCTCCTAATCCGCTTCATCACCCTTAAACAGATCCATCTCGTGAGCGACGAGATATACTCGGGCACTGTGTTCAGCTCCCCAGAGTTTGTAAGCATCCTGGAAACCCTGGACGAGCGAAAGTGTAAAAATGAGAAAGTCTGTGACAGGGTCCAAGTGGTCCAGAGCCTCTCAAAAGATTTAGGCCTCCCAGGGTTTCGGGTTGGCGCAATATATTCAAGCAACGAGACTGTCATCTCTGCCGCCACAAAGATGTCAAGTTTCGGGCTTATTTCTTCTCAGACTCAGCATCTCCTGGCCTCAATTCTCTCCGACAAGACCTTCACAAGGAACTACATCTCTGAGAATCGAAAGAGGCTGAAGAAAAGGCACAAGATGCTGGTCTCGGGGCTCCACGGTTGTGGGATCAGCTGCCTTGAGAGCAACTCAGGGCTCTTTTGTTGGGTCGACATGAGGCATTTGCTGCACGCAAACACATTCCAGGCTGAGATGGATCTCTGGAGGCGGATCCTATATGAGGTTAAGCTGAATATATCACCAGGTTCTTCATGCCACTGCGCCGAGCCCGGCTGGTTTAGGGTTTGCTTTGCTAATATCTCCGAAGAGACTCTCACCATCTCCATAACAAGGCTCAAGACATTTCTAAGTGCAAACTATGCAAATGTCTCCAAGAAAACCACGAATTCGAAGGATTGCTGTTCAAGGAAGAAATGGACTTTGCAGCTCCCGTTCCAAGAGAGAGGACTTGTTGAGTGA
- the LOC116207288 gene encoding transcription factor RAX3-like — MGRAPCCDKANVKKGPWSPEEDATLKSYIEEHGPVGNWIALPQKIGLKRCGKSCRLRWLNYLRPNIKHGGFSEEEDKIICSLYINIGSRWSIIAAQLPGRTDNDIKNYWNTKLKKKLWGKQRNKEHHARKNNSKRGSTNISSENDNFSVISGTASDWSELQQEVTKAPLANMNQNPNLTTSDQSSVWELLVQLGGRFSPNYNQEPVPTNTNMVQNRNDIIPHSSYYNPFERNMLLASSQPLGNSLTGALPTLYDTSGLDNVNSTVVLDPNMLQDFSMSEVDKYHGRLNLLSDGLNTSNNYGTDGMMNGSICSSALSNNYEGSNIIWEEISSLLADNSTCRPPLLCDYEAHYQSLEGGWRGPEDSCFEDQPRLYVPVGHS; from the exons ATGGGGAGAGCTCCCTGCTGTGACAAAGCCAATGTCAAGAAAGGCCCGTGGTCCCCTGAGGAAGACGCGACCCTCAAGTCCTACATTGAAGAACATGGCCCCGTTGGCAATTGGATCGCCCTGCCACAAAAGATCG gCCTCAAGAGATGTGGCAAGAGCTGCCGGCTTCGATGGTTGAATTACCTTAGGCCGAACATCAAGCATGGAGGGTTCTCCGAGGAGGAGGACAAAATCATTTGCAGCCTCTACATAAATATCGGAAGCAG GTGGTCTATTATAGCCGCGCAATTGCCAGGACGAACTGATAATGATATCAAGAACTACTGGAACAcgaagttgaagaagaagctcTGGGGCAAGCAACGTAACAAGGAACATCATGCTCGGAAAAATAACTCCAAGAGGGGAAGTACGAATATATCATCAGAGAACGACAATTTCTCGGTAATTTCTGGGACAGCAAGTGACTGGTCTGAGCTTCAACAAGAAGTGACTAAGGCGCCATTGGCAAATATGAACCAGAACCCTAACCTGACGACCAGTGACCAGTCATCTGTATGGGAGTTGCTCGTGCAGCTCGGAGGAAGATTTTCTCCGAACTACAATCAAGAACCTGTCCCGACAAACACCAATATGGTCCAAAACCGAAACGATATTATTCCCCATTCAAGTTATTATAACCCCTTTGAAAGAAACATGCTTCTTGCCTCTTCACAGCCTTTGGGCAACTCCCTCACCGGGGCTCTACCTACCCTATACGACACGAGCGGGTTGGATAACGTTAACTCTACAGTTGTTCTCGACCCCAATATGCTCCAAGATTTCTCGATGAGTGAAGTCGATAAGTACCATGGTCGGCTGAACCTGCTATCAGACGGGCTGAATACGAGCAACAATTATGGCACCGACGGGATGATGAACGGAAGCATATGTAGTAGCGCTCTTAGTAACAACTATGAAGGGAGCAACATTATCTGGGAAGAAATAAGCTCCCTTCTTGCAGATAACAGCACTTGTCGTCCTCCATTGCTGTGTGACTATGAAGCTCATTATCAATCACTCGAAGGAGGCTGGAGAGGGCCGGAAGATTCTTGTTTTGAGGATCAGCCGAGGTTGTATGTGCCTGTGGGGCATAGTTAA
- the LOC116208100 gene encoding branched-chain amino acid aminotransferase 2, chloroplastic: MESTALLAGLQPNSLIYPSRQPHTLGLFPSFTPSSASSWERKLLSPAPSLKVPYRQSLLLSSNAGRPRASHLRRDATLSETYSDVTELADLDWDNLGFGFIPTDYMYTMKCDRGGKFANGELQRFGNIELSPSAGVLNYGQGLFEGLKAYRKEDGNILLFRPEENALRMRMGAERMCMPAPTVEQFVEAVKATVLANKRWIPPTGKGSLYIRPLLMGTGAVLGLAPAPEYTFLIYVSPVGNYFKEGVAPISLVVEHELHRATPGGTGGVKTIGNYAAVLKAQSVAKAQGYSDVLYLDCVHKKYLEEVSSCNVFVAKGNVISTPAIKGTILPGITRKSIIDVARGQGFQVEERLVAVDELLEADEVFCTGTAVVISPVGSITYRGTRVPYVEGGFGPVAQQLYSTLTRLQMGLIEDKMSWTVELR, translated from the exons ATGGAGAGCACGGCTTTGTTAGCGGGGCTTCAGCCCAATTCCCTAATCTACCCCTCTCGTCAACCTCACACTCTCGGCCTCTTCCCTTCATTCACTCCTTCGTCCGCCTCCTCTTGGGAGAGGAAACTCCTCTCCCCTGCTCCATCCCTCAAGGTACCGTATAGGCAGTCCCTTCTTTTGAGCAGCAATGCCGGGCGGCCGCGGGCATCCCACTTAAGACGAGACGCCACATTATCCGAGACTTACAG CGATGTAACTGAATTAGCCGACTTAGACTGGGATAACCTTGGATTTGGCTTCATTCCAACTGATTATATGTACACGATGAAATGTGATCGAGGTGGAAAATTTGCCAATGGCGAACTGCAGCGTTTTGGGAATATTGAGTTGAGCCCTTCGGCAGGGGTGCTAAATTATGGCCAG GGATTGTTTGAGGGTCTGAAAGCATACAGGAAGGAAGACGGTAACATCCTATTATTTCGTCCTGAAGAAAATGCTCTGCGCATGAGGATGGGGGCAGAGCGCATGTGCATGCCAGCGCCGACTGTTGAGCAATTTGTGGAAGCTGTAAAGGCTACTGTTCTGGCAAACAAACGCTGG ATTCCCCCGACAGGAAAGGGTTCCCTATATATAAGGCCATTGCTGATGGGAACAGGCGCTGTTCTTGGTCTTGCTCCCGCTCCTGAGTACACCTTCCTCATTTACGTTTCACCCGTCGGGAACTATTTTAAG GAAGGTGTAGCACCAATAAGCTTGGTGGTGGAACATGAATTACATAGGGCAACTCCAGGTGGTACCGGAGGAGTCAAAACTATTGGAAACTATGCTGCT GTTCTTAAGGCGCAGTCTGTTGCAAAAGCCCAAGGCTATTCTGATGTTCTTTACCTGGACTGTGTACATAAGAAGTACCTGGAGGAAGTCTCCTCATGTAATGTCTTTGTTGCAAAG GGTAATGTTATATCAACTCCAGCAATAAAAGGGACGATCTTACCTGGCATTACGAGGAAGAGCATAATTGATGTTGCTCGTGGTCAAGGTTTCCAG GTTGAGGAGCGGCTTGTAGCAGTGGATGAATTGCTCGAAGCTGATGAAGTTTTCTGCACAGGAACAGCTGTGGTCATATCACCAGTGGGAAGCATCACTTACCGTGGTACAAG AGTGCCTTATGTAGAGGGAGGTTTTGGCCCAGTGGCGCAGCAATTATATTCGACGCTCACCAGACTACAGATGGGTCTCATCGAGGACAAGATGAGTTGGACTGTTGAGTTGAGGTAA